The following nucleotide sequence is from Pagrus major chromosome 16, Pma_NU_1.0.
GTAAGTTGATAGCAGCTGCTCATTTGTTAAGCTAGCAGGCTTTTGGGCTCTGTCTGTTCCCTGGAGGATAACTGGACGTAACTCGTCATTGCGTGGCTTGTTTTGTTATTGAAGCTAACTTCCATTTATTTACATAGCCTCTGTTGTTGTACAGTCCAAATCCATCGATACAACAAACTAATCAAACGACCTCTGTCTGCTTTGCTGCTCCTTTGCTTTAGGTCTAAGACATTGTTTGAGGAAATCCGTGCCTCCATTAACAACAATGATGAAGAGGACCGCTCCTTTTGGAGGCCTGTGCTACCTTGGGGTGGCGTCCTCACCATTAAGGCAGGACGTAAAGCCCTATCATGCACCCCCCTGTACGTGAAAATCAACCTTAAAAACACATGCACCATCGATGGCTTCCTCATGATACTGTATGTGATCCTGCGGGAAAACCAGGGCTTTCCCAGGGAGCTGGCTGTCTTCCTCGGCAAGCAGTTTGTGGAGCATTTCCTCTACCTGATGGACTCCTGTGACTACACCACAGTGAAGATGCTGTGGATCTGGGACAGGATGTCTAAAAGGCAGTACCGCTCTGAGATCCACCAGGCAGCGCTGGTGATCGACCTGTTTGGTAATGAACACAGGAACTTCACAGAGAACCTAGAGAACCTCATGTCCAACATCCAGGAGAGCCTGTGCACCAACTGGAGCTGCCCATCCCGCTTCCAGGAGTCCATCAAGACTACAATCAACATCAGGTACTGTACACTGCACACAGGCAGTGTAATACCCTGATGCCACAAACTGAACTTCACCCTGTTTACATTAGGACAGGGTTACACAAACAGCTGTCTACTTTATTTCTGTATCAGTGGACTTTGGTACAGTAGGCCCTCTTCAGCACTTGGAACATTACTTGGGATATAGGTCAGCTGGTGTACAGCTCTATTTTAgggtgcatttcattttcaccacTTGACTTGAACTTAAAAGATCTCCACCCATTCATTTGTAAGGATTGACGAATTGTTTTAATCTGAGGTATTTTCGTTTCACAAAGTAGGTCTGTCCTAGTTACCAGAGTGTTGTTGTGTGGTTTAAGTCATTTCCATGTCTTATTATTTCACTCTGACATTTTCCCCTCCAGCCCTCCTCATGAGCTGCCTCACAGAGACCCCATCCAGTCGGCCGTAGACGAGTTCTTCTGCCCCAAGCTCGTACTCTGCTCACAACTGGGGTGAGACATGTGGAGGGTGTCGTTATCTTGTAATGCGTTTCAGTCTTTTTCCACCTCGTGACAAATGATTTGCTTTCAACAGGTGTGATGGTCTGAGGGAGTTCTCTCAGAGGGTTTTCTGCTACGGACCTCCACCCTTTGTCATTCTTAACATGCAGCAGTGGAAGTCAGAGGAACTGTCCTATGTTCCTTACCATCTGGCTCTCTGTCAGCACAGGTATGAGGCTtccatgttgttttcattggcTGAGTATACATTACCATGTGTtaatcacacagacacaggacagagataaaaaagaaaaaaggatgaTTAAATctttataataatgataactttatttttataactctttttaaaagacacagttacaaagtgtgttataactgttaataaatgttCTCACTATTATTTATGCTCTTACTTTGGGTTTCCTggacagcattaaaaaaatattgtattgatAACTTTTTACCTCCACAGGTACTCACTGGAGGGCGCCACACTCTTCAACAAGGAGGAGCATCACTACTCTGCAGCCTTCCAGATAGACGGCTGCTGGATGCACTATGACGGTCTGAGGGGAGACAATCTGATCCTGCTACACAAGCCGCCAGAGCTCCTGCTGCTGTCCTCTCTGGTCTACATCCGCGCCTCCGACAAGTGAACTCAAAGCATTTGTCCATCCCTCTTACAATTCTTTTGTTACAGCAATAccttttaattatgttttatgatttgattttttaaaaaattattctTGTCAGCTGTTGCTTCTTACGTTCCACCTGAACACTTGCAGAAATCTTACTGTGCCAAAAAGAAATAACTTCTTTTTGGGAATGCTTGGAATCCAAGAATGTATTGGACTATAATAGTTCTGGGTTGATATGCGTAAATCAAGCACATCTTTGGCATATACAGTTGTGTACCTGATAAGCAGCCTTGTACAAGAGATGATCTATCACATTCCCATCAAAGTGTACAATTTTGGTGTTaaattttgtttacatttatggtaaatggtaaatggtaaatggtcttgcatttctatagcgcttttccagtctactgacagctcaaagcgctttacaatacttggcacattcacccattcacacacacattcatacactgatggcggaggctaccatgcaaggcaccaactgctcatcaggagcaatttggggttcagtatcttgctcaaggacacttcgacatgtagctgaggggagccgggattcgaaccagtgaccttccgattactagacgacccactctacctcctgagctacagccgcccctaTATTATACCTTTTCCTACAATAAAAAAGGGTGCTTTTTCTATTTACACTTTGGTCTGAGGCGCAACTTAACGAGGCCAAGGTCCATGTCAGGTTAATATGTTCTTGAAGATGTTTAAATTGCAGGATAGCATCTAATACGATGAGTAGATGTTAAAATACAAAGGTTGAGGGCAGTCTGAAATGGGGCTGGGTGATATGCACGATATATATATCTCAGTATTTTGAAATCTAAgcaaaagcacttcataaatgctaggactgggcgtcaaaatcaaatatcacaatattttggaTGCAATTTCAAATATCTTTGGGATGACTATTagtactttaaaggtgcagtatgtaagaatattagtttaaaacattcaagaatTAACCAAAAatttcaacagaatgtgaagacatAACTGTTTTGACGTTACAGTAAAGatgtgtatgtattgtgttgcagagatatcaactgaagtagcatgctaaccagttagccctgTGCCTGAAAACCTCAGTCCAAAGCTGCTGTCaggcagtgtaaacaccaacactcccccggtaGTCCAGCTAACTGcgctgctaactgagctaactagctaacagagACTACAGTCGTGGAACAAAATACAGCTAGgggcagttagcagttactttggcTGTATGAGTTCAACAGATAGCCAGtccttacatattgctcctttaacaaaatgagatttttgataaataatcatcagtaatgggGATATAATGAtcaagtgggtaaaggcaattattagaacaagtagaacaatcTTATAAGTTCAGAAAACTACGACATCCCAGgcaagacaacacttatgtcatatcacaatataacaatataatattggTATATTGCCATGCCCTAGTCTGAAATGTCTCTTATCTGACATTACAGGCTTAAATATGACCTGTTTAGCTTCCAGAGCACAAAGCATTTTAATTAAGTTCAAGCATTAGCTCAGCACACTGCAGTCGCCAACACAGGGAATATGtatttgcatgttgttgttttttataacCTCAGTGCCTCTGCAAAGGAAGTTTATGAAAGGGAATCCTGTCAAGTGTAAATCCTTCATCATGATGAATTTTTAATTGCTGTTTTTCTACACTGAGACTGACTTTAAAtgcaaatacaaatattttggAGTACACTGGTGTTGTTATTTTGTCACACTTGTGCATTGCATGGATGGGTACAATGGGAGCCACATAAAAGCAGACAGTACCTTTTAAGGCAGGCATTTATTTTAAACCGGGTACAACTGCACCACACAAACTGactaaaatgtatgtaaaatgtcttcaatCAAAACATGAGCAAATGTGAAAAGCTACTGTTTCTACACCTAAGGTTATCTTGTACTTCCAGTATTAATCCACAGGATATAAAATTCAAGATCATCACCTTACTCCAGACACACAATGGGGGAAATGTAAAAGAAGCAGAGTGGTCATTTGGCTAACATTGACATCAGTttcaaaggatttttttttctttcagacacaaacatcagagtggCAGTCCATTGCAGACCAGGTGTTAGTCATCCATCTGCTTTCTTTGAACAAGCACTTTGGTGAAAGTGGTGGCAAAAACATGACATTGGTTAGGCCATAATAAAAACGCGTACAAACTCAATGTTAACATCCCTTCTTTTTGCAGATTCACGTTTGCAGATTTTCATCGGCTTCTCTTCCGAAACTCAATAAAGTAGTAGTTAGTGTACACCACAAAATTCTCATGACATTGTACAGAACAGCTAGATGAATCATGGCAGCAGCACATAATTACGCCTGCGTGATTTGTGCTGTGGCTGTGAAGTGACTAACAAAAACCAGTACAAGAGACAATCAGGTTACACAACATAAAcaatgcaaataataataatcataaatacaaaaataagtcATTCACATctttctaaaataaaatgacatgtttgcaGAAATACATTTGGGTTGCTTATgtgttcaaaataaaacagaaatcaaGAGGAAAGTACTTCATATGGTGATGCAAACAATCCGCAACAGACTAAATGTCTCACCAGTGACAGCCTGACACATTTGCAAGGCAAATGTCATTAAAGTTCTGTCTGTAGTAATggtttctgtatttattttaacagcttTAGAGTACaagggtgaagaggaaggtgTCCCGTCTAGGGTAAACAAGACTTTGTGGTGAAATTTGtggtgttgatttttttttcttttttgaaaaggtGTATGTATCGAATTTGGCCattaattaaagggtaactccaccaattctACACATTCAAGTGTATTTAGGTCTggaggagtactactgcacatttgaaaaaaaagatgtataaagcattttattgctctagaggaagctgcatttaatttcataaattgcatccagtgatgtcattcattggctgagttgcattatgggtaatgtaggcgacATGTTTTGAAAGTATTCTAAGACACTAACATCGAAATAAAaaaagcagaaccagagataccaccttttttattccacacattcttcttccctttcaaaacctggcacctacattacccacaatgctacttagccactgagtgacatcactgtaggTAATTTATtagatgacatgcagcttcctctggagccactaaaGGCTTTCTACTACCATTTTCACATGTAGTGGTACTCCCCaagaactgtaaacacacaaattgatggagttaccctttaacaaaCTGTGAGCAATCCATCTGTATCTCCCTGAATTAACAAAAaccttgtaaaaaaacaaagcaaaaaaaaaaaaatcaaaacaacaaaatgacaacacaagATGTCTGGCAGGATGAAGTGAACTCAATGGTACAATTTGGATGTTTCATTAGACGTCCACATTACCAGCCAACAGTGTGAATCAATAGACATGCCATGTGGGGTTCTGTTACAGCAATATGAGATGCCTTGGCTttttaaaagagacaaacacaaaacaaactcatcCACAGAGAGAACAGAAGTGTTATTGCATTATCTAAATGCCATTTTCCTAAATTAAAACGTATGTACAATTACAATATGTATCAAAGAGTTTGGTAAGTGCAATGCAGAGCTTGGTTAAAGTTTCCACTTGTGTGCAAACGTCAGTGCACAAAGCAACTCAAACTAGACTTGAACATTAACAGTGACTCAACAAGACACAACATGCCTAGCCATTCTCTGTCTAGTGCCCCCTCCATTGCTGTGCATTGCCTGACCTGTCCCTTAGCCTAGCCTAGAGTGACACCCTCAGTCAGCCTGGGGTCAGCACTCTGGTCTCTCTCCCAGGACACAGGACTGGTGACAGTGGCAACATGGCCTGAGTTGGCTGGCACAGCCCTTGGTGCTTTATCAACCATCTCCATATGACAGAATGGAAGAATGTAATGCTAATACATTAGCAacaagaaggagaggagaaaagaaaagtaatgtTTTGGCACTTCAGATGAAGCAGTGAACGGATTACTTCAAACCTGAGCTTGCAAGCAAGACCATGGCCTCATGAGCCTCACATGTTTGGTGGCGAGTTGGTGAGAGCAGGTGTCAGACCCAATCACAGGCAGAAAAGTCTTGTTCATAGCTAAGAGAGTGACATTGTACTGGGAACAGGCATAGAGACGATAATGAAGCATGCTCATATCCTGCAACGGGGACACTGTGAGGGAAGGGGAATGTTAACTAGGAcgcattttatattaaaaaaaaaaaaaaaaacgcaaagcaaACATAGTGCTAATTTTCAGACAGGAGTTTGTGGTTGTCCGACCACAGGCTTCCCTTTCAgtaggattttattttattgcaagGTAGGGCCATCAAATTTTGACGCATTTAAATGGACATTAATCACGAACATAATAACAGTAATGTAGCAGAGGCTGAACAGAGGTTGACCTAATTGTGTGAggcaacacagacaaacagctgaatcCTGAATCCTAAATATAGCACCAGTTGGTATTATGTACAGACCAAAGGGTGAAAAGAGGGCAGAGGTCAATTTCAACTATTGTGAAGAGTAACAAGAAGTTCATGACCTGACCTTAGGAAGATGGAACAGAAGCTAGAACATTATTGGGAATTTTAAATTGCTCCCAGGATGAAGCAGAGACTAGTGGCAAACACTCTCAGGAGAATTCGTCATTCACCTCTACACTGACCCTTGGAATCAAACTACACACACATCCGCACGCACACTAGTGACCCAGtgcagaaaaacatttacaggCAATGCACTAGAGGatatattcattatttatatatttcatttagaCTATttacaggagagaaaaaggcaGCCCTTTTTGAGAAAATATAAAGATTccaacttttctcttttttgtgaAGCACTGATTTTGATGCAGAACTCCTGCGTTCGCTGAGCCCCGAGCTTCAGTTCTGCACGCAGACacgtaacaaaacaaaacaatcctaTCTGACATGCACGTATCCCTCgagcatacacacagacatacacactaCATGGCCGACAACCACATATTCATACAAATACACCAGCAGCCAACTGCGGTGTTCTACAAAATTTGAACACATGGTTCCAGTTGCAGcggggaaataaaaaaaaaacaaaaagaaagatttttaaGTGTTAAACACAATTAATGGcatgaaggaaacaaaaaacaatgtctgCAAACATAACAAagaagtttgaaacaaaagtgaCAAGTTTTCTCCCACAATCCTCTGGGAAATGGCTCAGAGTCCTCATTGTGGTCCAGCAGCAGTAGAGCGGTCATCTCCTCGTGCCTGTGACAGCCGATCCAGTCCATTCATCTTCTTCGCTTTTCCGCACAACTTTGCAGCTCTTTCTCATCCCCGCAGCCATGCCCGTGTAGTCTCCCTCTAGCCAGCCAGCTAGCCCGCCACATCCATCCACCCAGCaggctctctctcctctggtgtTCACGCCGGTGTGCAGCGCTCCTCTGCACCTGGAGGATGAATgtggggaaggaggaggagacaacGAAAAAGAAACGTCTTTGTGTCTAAGTTCTCTTATTGGGTCCTAGCTGGCTGGGCCAAGGGTCAAAGGGCAGTCAGACCAAAGTTGCAACGGCAATACATCATGCCACTCGAGTCCAACCAGCTGTCTGAGATGGGGTCATAGCGCTGGACAGTGTTCAGATAGGATGACCCAGAGTGACCTCCCACCACATAGAGGTAGTTGTCCACGATGGCAGAGCCCACACCTGCAAGACGATGTCATAGTCATATGTAGCCAATGAAATGCATTTCTGAATCCTACAAACTGGTGTTTTAGCTGTGTCTAACATGATGTAAACTCACCAGTGCGTGGTTCATTCATTGGCCGACAGGCTGTCCACTGGTTCTGATGTGGATCATACCTCTCGATGCTGGACAGGTGCGACACGCCGTTGTGTCCGCCCACAACAAATATGAAGCCGAGCATGACACCGACTCCGAAGTTGATCCTCTTATCTGCCATGGGGGCTACCATTTCCCAGGCATCCTTGCTGGGGTCGTACCGCTCCACGCTGTGTGGGGCAGATGCAGCAGGgttaacaaaaaacacacagtggttACAAAGTCAAAATATAAATTGTTCTGATCTCCGGCCCTCTGCAATTCCTTAATAGGCCCCCATCTGAATGCTGTATTGATTTTAGGTAGTTTGAAGAAACTCTACAACTACTTATTCTACAAACCCGATTCCAAAAAAGATGAGACcctgtgtaaaacaaaaatccaaacaCAATGCAATAATTTGCAAACACACCGTTTAACAGTTTCTACAAAGGTGTTTGCTACCTTCAAAAAGAGTTGCTCatttaatgtagaaataaagTACTACTATAGGATTTTAGTCatatttaaaaagttgtttCAAGTTGCAAACACAACACTTATTGCAACTAGTACCAATAGTGGTGGTAGATCGCCAAATTTGACTAGAGTCAAATGAACCCAGAACACAAGCAATCTAGGATTGTTTTGCTGTATGCGAGGACATATAAGCCACTGGGGAAAGAAGAAAGTAGTCCCCAAAGATTCTCTGTCCAAACACATTCTCCTGAAGGGCTTTGGGAGTCAAGGAAACAAGCAACAGAGACGCTGCTCTCCAGAGATCCACAGCAACAACAGAGGTCTAACCAGCAACACACAGCCAGGCACCCTCTCAATGAAACTTCAGCAACCACTTCTGTTATGATTCCTCTTCACTCATTAACAGGGCCCTGGCCATTTTCTCAGCAACACTTGACATCCTTCACTTGATTGCCAGTTCTATTAAATAACTAACAAGAgcttgagagagagaaagccagGATGGGTCTAACAGAGTTAGAAGCTCTTCACTGAGATCAAAGGCTTTTTTCAAATACGTTACTGATGTTAAAAAGGTCACACATGGGATCAAAACATGCAACCAACCTTTCAGTGCATAAAAAAGGGGTAATCAAATCATACACTGAAACTGAGaaactgagcagctgcagaataACTCAGTGTCTTGTTAAATATTGGGTAATCTATTGAACAAGATGTAGTTAATATTCATTTAACCCACCCATTAAACCTGATTTGGTTTGAGTTGTACAGGGACTGAATGTTTTTATACACACAAAGAAGAAGTGTCAAATTGTTTAGTTTTGGCACTTTGATGCAAGTTTGTCTGCCGAATAGATCCAATGTTTAACTGATGTTAAtacactgtgtatttccacttataaaacaagaaatatcATATCCAGTCTTAGTGGTAGTACCTGTTCATATGGGCTGGGCCGTAGCCTCCGATAGCGTACACCATGCCATCCAGCACAGCGGTGGCAAAGCAGCTGCGGGACTTTGTCATGGGTGCCACCGGCTGCCACTCCTTCAACTTTGGGACGTATTTCTCCACTGACTGGAGATAATACTGGCCGTCATAGCCTCCGAGGGCGTAAAGCTCGCCAGCCAGGACCACCACCCCAAGTGTGCTGCGGCACTCGGCCATACGCTCCACCGAGGACCAGGTGTTGCTTTCGGGGTCCCAGCTCTCCACTGTGCTCTCATGTCGCCGATAGCTGATGCCTTGTCTCATGTGCGTGGCAATGCCTCCCACCACATACACTTTTTGGTCCAGCACTGCCACCCCGAATTCATATCGGGGAACACTGAGAGGGGCCAGTCCTATCCATGAATCTGTCTGAGGGAAATACATTTCCATgctggaaaaaaagagaaagacctATTatcagatgtgtttgtttttaaaacaaacaaaggaataGACAATACAGATGTTTGGAAACTTCAGACATCtagacatcatcatcatcatcatcatcatcatcatcatcatcatcatcaccacctttCTAATGTTGCAAACAGTCCAGCCTTGCCTCCTACTGCCAGCAGCACCTTCGGGGCACACCTGGGCCGTGCCGACAACACAGTCTGATAGGAAAGCCGGTGCTCAGGCATAAAATGATATTTGAGGGCCTCGTTGAGCAGGTGCTTGCATGCGTGGTCATCTCGTATAAGGTGGTTGGCTTCATATAGGCGGGTGAGAAATTTGACGCTTAGGAGCGGAAGGCGAACACAGTGCAGCAGCTGAGCCAGATGCTGCTGTCTCTCAGTTACATCATATTTGATCCACGACTCCAGGGCGTAAAACACAGTCTCCTCTGTGACCACCTTAAGGCAGTCGTTAGACACAATTTCATCCAACTCGGCCCTCGTCAGTTCAAAAAACTCTTCCGTCTGACAAACCTCCTCAAAGTTCTCACAGATGAACTTAGTTGCAGCCAGGCACAGGTCATGACAGCCATAAGTCTCTGCAAAGCGGGAGATGCCTATACAGTTTCCGGCGTCCAGCTGGCTCTCTAAGAAGGAGCAGCACTCCTTAAGTACGAGCTTAACCTGGAGCAAGTTGGCAGCTGGTAGCAGAGATTCCACAGTTTCTTGGGAGATGAACACTGTGCCAGTGTAGGCATACTCAACGATGGCCTAGAAAAGACACAGGAAAAGGATCACATTAAGAATTACAATGCTAAAAGCATTTTATCAGTGCAGTTAATACAACGTCTGTTGGCTCCAAGCATACCTGCAAGGCAGTCTCATCAATGCACTGGAATTCCACCTCAGAAGTCTCCTTTTCGGACAGGTTACCCGTGAACATGGCCTTGAAGTAAGGGCTGATGCTGGCCAGCACTACTTTGTGGGCATGGATCTTGGCATCACCCACGCGCAGGACAATGTCACATAGTTCGTGATCC
It contains:
- the dorip1 gene encoding uncharacterized protein C14orf28 homolog; protein product: MESTFCVLSDNEDFQTLISNTANNLHFERSKTLFEEIRASINNNDEEDRSFWRPVLPWGGVLTIKAGRKALSCTPLYVKINLKNTCTIDGFLMILYVILRENQGFPRELAVFLGKQFVEHFLYLMDSCDYTTVKMLWIWDRMSKRQYRSEIHQAALVIDLFGNEHRNFTENLENLMSNIQESLCTNWSCPSRFQESIKTTINISPPHELPHRDPIQSAVDEFFCPKLVLCSQLGCDGLREFSQRVFCYGPPPFVILNMQQWKSEELSYVPYHLALCQHRYSLEGATLFNKEEHHYSAAFQIDGCWMHYDGLRGDNLILLHKPPELLLLSSLVYIRASDK
- the LOC141010415 gene encoding kelch-like protein 28; this encodes MDQQDQSYMFASLKRPHSEQLLQGLQLLRQDHELCDIVLRVGDAKIHAHKVVLASISPYFKAMFTGNLSEKETSEVEFQCIDETALQAIVEYAYTGTVFISQETVESLLPAANLLQVKLVLKECCSFLESQLDAGNCIGISRFAETYGCHDLCLAATKFICENFEEVCQTEEFFELTRAELDEIVSNDCLKVVTEETVFYALESWIKYDVTERQQHLAQLLHCVRLPLLSVKFLTRLYEANHLIRDDHACKHLLNEALKYHFMPEHRLSYQTVLSARPRCAPKVLLAVGGKAGLFATLESMEMYFPQTDSWIGLAPLSVPRYEFGVAVLDQKVYVVGGIATHMRQGISYRRHESTVESWDPESNTWSSVERMAECRSTLGVVVLAGELYALGGYDGQYYLQSVEKYVPKLKEWQPVAPMTKSRSCFATAVLDGMVYAIGGYGPAHMNSVERYDPSKDAWEMVAPMADKRINFGVGVMLGFIFVVGGHNGVSHLSSIERYDPHQNQWTACRPMNEPRTGVGSAIVDNYLYVVGGHSGSSYLNTVQRYDPISDSWLDSSGMMYCRCNFGLTAL